The following coding sequences are from one Treponema bryantii window:
- a CDS encoding transposase domain-containing protein, which translates to MARRKLLFSGSGNGARASCFILSLIETAKQNGIAPEDYFRCLFEKAPYSETENDWEKLLPWIIDFI; encoded by the coding sequence ATGGCAAGGCGAAAGTTACTTTTCAGCGGTAGCGGTAATGGAGCAAGAGCATCATGTTTTATTCTGTCCCTTATTGAAACTGCCAAGCAGAATGGTATTGCTCCTGAAGATTATTTCAGATGTCTTTTTGAAAAAGCCCCTTATTCTGAAACTGAGAATGACTGGGAAAAACTTCTCCCCTGGATTATTGACTTTATTTAG
- a CDS encoding ParB/RepB/Spo0J family partition protein, whose protein sequence is MNFNFTNTIKNKINNLQKANQKKTLKIKDIVLLPEFEKMLAMDESVVSAMTESMKVEGFKPGHELHVWAHDGKYILIDGHTRRHCAIKAGLKEVPCIVHHFATLEEAKKYALREQTDRRNLSDQEIARIYMELAELKGPDGKKAKSDAEIAAELQVSPRQIAKIKEVERKASPETLEAFKDGKISLNMAYNETKKELSAQKEEVASPEKKTETVSSEKKEEPSSKPKIKEQKKKTEEKFSDHSRSLEQEGFRTGLLYFKKELALGKTIDEILCDEKLNHLNINAAEFSKDEEDILSEILKESKVFKNVKETA, encoded by the coding sequence ATGAACTTTAATTTTACAAACACAATCAAAAATAAGATTAACAATTTGCAGAAGGCAAATCAGAAAAAGACTTTGAAAATCAAAGACATTGTTCTTTTACCTGAGTTTGAAAAAATGCTTGCGATGGATGAATCTGTTGTATCTGCAATGACAGAATCTATGAAAGTTGAAGGCTTTAAGCCAGGCCACGAACTGCATGTCTGGGCTCATGACGGAAAGTACATTCTGATTGATGGTCACACTCGCCGCCATTGTGCAATTAAAGCAGGTCTTAAAGAAGTTCCGTGTATCGTTCATCATTTTGCAACTTTGGAAGAGGCAAAAAAGTATGCACTCCGCGAACAGACAGACCGCAGAAATCTTTCAGATCAGGAAATTGCAAGGATCTATATGGAGCTTGCAGAACTAAAAGGTCCTGATGGAAAGAAAGCAAAAAGTGATGCAGAGATTGCCGCCGAATTACAGGTTAGCCCTCGTCAGATTGCAAAAATAAAAGAGGTGGAGCGAAAAGCGAGTCCAGAAACTCTTGAAGCTTTTAAGGATGGTAAGATTTCTTTGAACATGGCCTACAATGAAACAAAGAAAGAACTTTCTGCACAGAAGGAAGAAGTGGCTTCCCCTGAGAAGAAAACAGAAACTGTTTCATCAGAGAAAAAAGAAGAGCCTTCTTCCAAGCCAAAAATCAAGGAACAAAAAAAGAAGACTGAAGAAAAGTTTTCTGACCATTCAAGAAGTTTGGAACAAGAAGGGTTCAGGACAGGACTTCTTTATTTTAAGAAAGAGCTTGCACTTGGTAAAACAATTGATGAAATTTTGTGTGATGAAAAATTAAATCATTTGAATATCAATGCGGCCGAGTTCAGCAAAGATGAAGAAGACATCCTTTCGGAAATCCTAAAAGAATCAAAAGTATTTAAAAACGTAAAAGAAACTGCTTAA
- a CDS encoding helix-turn-helix transcriptional regulator yields the protein MGFGIDLVNRIDQVLSDTGMSRKEFGEKLNIVQSTLATWKSRDICPPVDTLSKIADELEVSLDWLIAGYPGWGVDKETFGENSREAVRERIYKALIKKDELPSEEELARIHTENKTSFPISYQALRNWSKGRISLDMYFFQQMAYNLKTNIQYLLTGQDDKLPQDFDPVLFKAARENANSVHCLYNLSEDKKKIVSDMLNKLMELEHLEHVSKK from the coding sequence ATGGGTTTTGGAATAGATTTAGTAAACAGAATTGATCAAGTTTTATCTGACACAGGAATGTCGCGAAAAGAGTTTGGAGAAAAACTCAATATTGTTCAGAGTACATTGGCGACATGGAAATCCCGTGATATATGTCCGCCTGTCGACACCCTTTCAAAAATAGCGGATGAACTAGAAGTCTCACTCGACTGGCTGATCGCAGGCTATCCTGGCTGGGGAGTAGATAAAGAGACCTTTGGCGAAAACTCAAGAGAAGCTGTCCGAGAACGAATTTACAAAGCCCTTATAAAAAAAGATGAACTTCCATCCGAAGAAGAACTTGCAAGAATACATACTGAAAACAAAACATCTTTCCCAATTTCATATCAGGCATTAAGAAACTGGTCCAAAGGCCGAATCAGTCTGGATATGTATTTCTTCCAGCAGATGGCATACAACTTAAAAACAAATATCCAGTACCTTCTTACAGGCCAGGATGACAAACTCCCTCAGGACTTTGATCCGGTACTCTTCAAAGCTGCCAGAGAAAACGCAAACAGCGTACACTGCCTCTACAATCTAAGCGAAGATAAAAAGAAAATCGTTTCAGATATGCTAAATAAGCTCATGGAGTTGGAACACTTAGAACACGTTTCCAAGAAATAA
- a CDS encoding AAA family ATPase: MNAEEILKKIDSLPSGGLTTKTIRGKAYTYYQWTENGKQRSRIVKEDEHEYLKQQIEERKSLQTQLSNLESHKNLDTSEAQEEAPTFITDVRIGKTLKDFAASIKDYKKRELYSALEQYVYSDSHDKVFILYGLRRTGKTTLIRQIIYNIKDEDRNKTVFIQINSTNTLADVNKDLRKLETLGYKYVFIDEVTMMDDYIQGAALFSDVFASSGMKIVLSGTDSLGFVFSEDEQLYDRCILLHTTFIPFREFSNVLGIHDIDQYMEFGGTMSQSGDNYNKGIFGTKKSTADYVNTAIARNIQHSLKNYQYGSHFRNLKSLYDKGELTSAINRIVEDMNHEFTIEVLTRAFKSHDFGSAKDIMRKDRENPTDILDDVDGEKITERLKKFLKIRNKEEQKIDIQDVHRLEIKEYLDLLDLTCDIPLVNMNDLNNKQVTTVFSQPGLRYSQAESLIKSLMMDETFKNVDAQVRKRITERILDDIKGRMLEEIVQLETKKANPNLEVFKLQFAVGEFDMVVYDPENVCCKIYEIKHSKEKSPFQYRHLINEDNCKQTEFRFGKILEKVVLYRGESCSEENGVQYKNVEDYLMEI; encoded by the coding sequence ATGAATGCAGAAGAAATCCTAAAAAAAATCGACTCTCTTCCATCTGGTGGTCTTACTACAAAAACAATCAGGGGTAAGGCTTATACTTACTATCAATGGACTGAGAATGGTAAACAGCGTTCCCGCATTGTCAAAGAAGATGAACACGAGTATCTGAAACAGCAGATTGAAGAAAGAAAGTCCCTGCAAACACAATTGTCAAATCTTGAAAGTCATAAAAACCTGGATACTTCGGAAGCGCAGGAAGAAGCTCCAACTTTTATTACTGATGTAAGAATTGGAAAAACGCTGAAAGATTTCGCTGCCTCAATTAAGGATTACAAGAAACGAGAATTATATTCTGCGCTCGAACAATATGTATATAGCGATTCTCATGACAAAGTTTTCATCCTGTATGGTTTGCGACGAACAGGAAAAACAACCTTGATTCGCCAGATTATTTATAACATTAAAGACGAAGACAGAAATAAAACTGTCTTTATTCAGATTAATTCTACAAACACGCTTGCTGATGTAAATAAAGATTTACGAAAGCTAGAGACTCTTGGATATAAATACGTATTCATTGATGAAGTAACAATGATGGACGATTATATACAAGGTGCAGCTTTATTTTCCGATGTTTTTGCCTCCAGCGGAATGAAAATAGTTCTTTCTGGAACAGATTCTCTTGGCTTTGTTTTTTCGGAAGATGAACAGCTTTATGACCGATGTATTCTGCTTCACACTACGTTTATTCCGTTCCGTGAGTTTTCAAATGTTTTAGGCATCCATGATATAGACCAGTACATGGAATTTGGTGGCACTATGAGCCAGAGTGGAGACAATTATAACAAAGGGATTTTCGGCACAAAGAAAAGTACAGCTGATTATGTTAATACGGCTATTGCTCGAAATATCCAGCACTCACTTAAAAACTATCAGTATGGAAGTCATTTCAGAAATCTAAAGTCACTTTATGATAAAGGTGAACTTACAAGTGCCATAAATAGAATTGTCGAAGATATGAATCACGAATTCACGATTGAAGTTCTTACACGAGCTTTTAAATCGCATGACTTTGGTAGTGCAAAAGATATAATGCGAAAGGACCGTGAAAATCCTACTGATATTCTTGATGATGTTGATGGTGAAAAAATTACAGAACGCTTAAAGAAGTTCCTTAAAATCCGAAATAAAGAGGAACAGAAAATTGATATTCAGGATGTTCATAGACTTGAAATAAAAGAATATCTTGATTTGTTAGATTTAACCTGTGATATTCCTCTTGTAAACATGAATGACTTAAATAACAAGCAAGTTACTACAGTGTTCAGTCAGCCAGGTTTACGTTACTCTCAGGCCGAGTCATTGATAAAAAGTTTGATGATGGATGAAACTTTTAAGAATGTTGATGCTCAGGTACGAAAGCGAATTACGGAAAGAATTCTTGATGATATAAAAGGCCGTATGCTTGAAGAGATTGTTCAGCTTGAAACAAAAAAAGCAAATCCAAATCTCGAAGTATTTAAGCTGCAGTTTGCGGTTGGAGAATTTGATATGGTCGTTTATGATCCTGAAAATGTCTGCTGTAAAATCTATGAAATTAAGCACAGTAAAGAAAAATCTCCGTTCCAGTACCGCCATCTTATTAACGAAGATAATTGTAAACAGACAGAGTTCAGATTCGGAAAAATCCTGGAAAAAGTAGTACTATATCGTGGAGAAAGCTGCTCAGAAGAAAACGGTGTTCAGTATAAAAACGTGGAAGACTATTTGATGGAGATTTAA
- a CDS encoding RNA-binding domain-containing protein: MNDNKNMKMYSVQELYDRLKEADECVWIEAKGEDDTSESLMESVCSFSNEPGLGGGYILLGMGEDKKSKGDRFIIEGVKDPDKKQLDISTQCASMFNMAVRPRIDVEQLDGKNILKIFVPELPSQQKPLYFQKHGLPQGAWRRIGSSDQRCTEDDLRSFYLDDSSFDSGEVKRTTIKDVDEKALDYYRMLRSRVNPEAAELKYDNKELLESLDCLTDNGTLTYTGLLMFGTKEAHRKFCPMARIDYIRVHGNEWVQNPDERFSTIEFTGSYLLQLNSILDAVRSELPLNFSLKEGQIQATTTPDLPDRVLREAIVNSIMHRSYRMNRPTQIIRYNNRIEIINAGFSLKDQEFIGNAGSYTRNYHLATIFHETNLAETKGTGIRTIRRLLSENKMPLPTFESNRRDDSFTIRLLVKPFYNEDDIKWLGLYERYDFNKNQKEALLFAREVGAVDTLTYSQMNLVSLTEAFEELVKMEKAGVLVQKGRTEEVAYYILTSFATQNKDTVKDTVKDTVKDTVKLTDSQKSILEEIKKKPSITQNELSNIVGINLRNIKNNMKKLQDLGLLKREGTDKVGEWIIIEK; the protein is encoded by the coding sequence ATGAACGATAATAAAAATATGAAAATGTACTCCGTTCAAGAACTGTATGATAGACTCAAGGAAGCCGATGAATGTGTATGGATCGAAGCAAAAGGTGAAGATGATACTTCAGAATCCTTGATGGAATCCGTATGCTCATTCAGCAATGAGCCAGGACTTGGTGGAGGTTATATTCTTCTGGGAATGGGCGAAGATAAGAAATCTAAAGGCGACCGATTCATAATTGAGGGAGTAAAGGATCCCGATAAAAAACAACTTGACATTTCTACTCAATGTGCAAGCATGTTCAATATGGCTGTTCGTCCAAGAATTGATGTAGAACAACTTGATGGAAAGAATATATTAAAGATTTTTGTTCCAGAACTTCCTTCTCAGCAAAAGCCATTATATTTTCAAAAGCATGGGCTTCCACAAGGTGCTTGGCGTAGGATTGGTTCTAGCGACCAGCGTTGTACCGAAGATGATTTACGTTCTTTTTATCTGGATGATTCAAGTTTTGATTCTGGTGAAGTCAAAAGAACCACTATAAAAGACGTTGATGAAAAAGCCCTGGACTATTACAGAATGCTTAGATCTCGTGTAAATCCAGAAGCAGCTGAATTAAAATATGACAACAAAGAACTTTTGGAATCTCTTGATTGTTTGACTGATAACGGCACTCTAACTTACACAGGGCTTTTGATGTTCGGTACTAAAGAAGCTCATAGAAAATTCTGTCCTATGGCACGTATTGATTATATCCGTGTTCATGGAAATGAATGGGTACAGAATCCTGATGAACGTTTTTCAACAATCGAATTTACAGGTTCTTATTTGCTGCAGCTGAATAGCATTTTGGATGCAGTGCGTTCAGAACTACCTCTTAATTTCTCATTGAAAGAAGGACAGATTCAGGCAACTACTACTCCGGACCTTCCTGACCGAGTATTACGAGAAGCAATCGTAAACTCAATCATGCATCGTTCATACAGAATGAATCGCCCTACCCAGATTATCCGCTATAATAATCGAATTGAAATAATAAATGCAGGCTTTTCTTTAAAAGACCAGGAATTCATAGGTAATGCTGGAAGTTATACTCGAAATTACCATCTTGCAACGATTTTTCATGAGACAAATCTTGCAGAAACAAAGGGAACTGGAATTCGTACAATCCGTCGCCTGCTTTCTGAAAATAAAATGCCGCTTCCAACATTTGAGTCAAATAGACGGGATGATTCCTTTACAATCCGATTGCTTGTAAAACCGTTTTATAACGAAGATGATATAAAATGGCTTGGACTCTATGAACGGTATGATTTCAATAAGAATCAAAAAGAGGCTTTACTCTTTGCTCGTGAAGTCGGAGCTGTTGATACTCTGACTTATTCTCAGATGAATCTCGTTTCTCTTACAGAAGCTTTTGAAGAATTGGTAAAGATGGAAAAAGCGGGAGTTTTAGTTCAGAAAGGAAGAACGGAAGAGGTTGCTTATTACATTTTAACCTCTTTTGCTACTCAAAACAAAGACACTGTAAAAGACACTGTAAAAGACACTGTAAAAGACACTGTAAAATTGACAGATTCACAAAAATCAATCTTAGAAGAAATAAAGAAGAAGCCAAGTATTACTCAAAATGAATTGTCAAATATTGTTGGAATTAACCTTAGAAATATAAAGAATAATATGAAAAAACTCCAGGACTTAGGTTTACTTAAGCGTGAAGGAACTGACAAAGTCGGAGAATGGATAATAATCGAAAAATAG
- a CDS encoding site-specific integrase → MDSNYHIFKKSVQSKGKTVHKWYCYWNDPVTGVMHQKVCKGCKTQAEAYAFVSALPPLFVEEKITIAKIAEWMYIPGSTHLERMKKLGKQYTYETLKCKRGLLDIFLAKFGDMELKDLTVPMVIDFLTEDPHSGSWKNNFLTVVGEVYAEAPFMGLPYIPAPQFPKFRRNSIKKDVFTTDELNILFDESLWINLSSTKYANHPQFDEGHKAIYLMFLCCIKCGLRIGEAIGARVNQFLFDQGMFVVDGFYRHNQLLRTTYNKCGSDEDRKIRVTPLPEDFAIIIQKYIAENNLSGDDFVFQRYNKPIRKWLAEEWFRRAIAKSGIITKNRVLTPHSLRYTYITRMRRDVAGETVQKIAGHTSLAMTDHYTRAAIPEMVEAVKPAVEAANKLFE, encoded by the coding sequence ATGGATTCAAATTATCACATCTTCAAAAAATCAGTTCAGTCAAAAGGTAAAACTGTACACAAGTGGTACTGTTATTGGAACGATCCTGTAACAGGTGTTATGCATCAGAAGGTTTGCAAGGGGTGTAAGACTCAGGCAGAGGCTTATGCGTTTGTTTCTGCGCTGCCGCCGTTGTTCGTGGAAGAGAAAATCACGATAGCGAAGATTGCGGAATGGATGTATATTCCTGGCAGCACACATCTTGAACGCATGAAGAAACTTGGTAAGCAGTACACATATGAAACATTAAAGTGTAAAAGAGGTTTGCTGGATATTTTCCTTGCTAAATTTGGTGACATGGAACTTAAGGACCTTACAGTTCCAATGGTGATTGATTTTCTTACAGAAGATCCGCATTCTGGCAGTTGGAAAAACAATTTCCTTACTGTTGTTGGTGAAGTTTATGCAGAAGCTCCTTTTATGGGATTGCCTTATATTCCTGCTCCTCAGTTTCCAAAGTTCCGCCGTAACAGTATTAAGAAGGATGTATTCACGACAGATGAACTCAACATTCTATTTGATGAAAGTCTTTGGATAAACTTAAGTTCTACAAAATACGCAAATCATCCTCAGTTTGATGAAGGACATAAAGCAATATATTTGATGTTCCTTTGTTGTATAAAATGCGGTCTTCGTATTGGAGAAGCAATTGGAGCTCGTGTAAATCAGTTCTTATTTGATCAGGGGATGTTCGTTGTAGATGGCTTTTATCGACATAATCAGCTTCTTAGAACAACTTATAATAAGTGCGGTTCTGATGAAGACAGAAAGATTCGTGTTACCCCTCTTCCAGAAGACTTCGCAATCATTATTCAAAAATACATAGCAGAGAATAATCTTTCTGGCGATGATTTCGTATTCCAGCGTTACAACAAACCAATTCGCAAATGGCTTGCCGAAGAATGGTTCCGTCGTGCGATTGCTAAATCTGGAATCATTACCAAAAACAGAGTTCTTACACCTCATTCATTACGTTATACATACATTACCCGTATGCGCCGTGACGTTGCCGGAGAAACTGTTCAGAAGATTGCAGGTCATACAAGTCTTGCCATGACAGACCATTACACACGTGCTGCAATTCCTGAAATGGTTGAAGCTGTAAAGCCAGCAGTAGAAGCAGCTAATAAGTTGTTTGAGTAA
- a CDS encoding GGDEF domain-containing protein, which translates to MNAYSKESISDLIFDKIDSIIVVDAKNDSYHTIKKHGVFENFLEDNGSYKSLIEKLWFHLNDNSNKIAEEYHVFIPMIGEFKGKYVDRVKINWENQIHLVQISIYPLDETASHYLFMLDELDNCEYLREFLTDRKLDTIQSTFLFSMYVDLIKDISYSINVSEISNDPMNYDVKYSTWRQMIVNMIWPADQKLFLERTDPDYLKNNLEPGRTTSFDCQMKNLEGAFIWVKLIFSRTETTNTDDFRFVFMVQDIHDNSLKLFDTLKRYEELASKDPLTSIYNHGRIETEIINSIDAFHTKGIPVSFMMLDIDHFKSVNDKYGHSVGDIVLKQFVKEINEFIAPYNFTIGRWGGEEFVCVCYDMKLDEVAKLADELRQKISETDFKKVIKLTCSIGLTEVKKDDTAQIIFDRVDHAMYEAKTNGRNRIITN; encoded by the coding sequence ATGAATGCCTATTCAAAAGAATCTATTTCTGATTTGATATTTGACAAGATTGATTCAATCATTGTCGTAGACGCTAAGAACGATAGCTATCACACCATAAAAAAACATGGAGTTTTTGAGAATTTTCTTGAGGACAATGGTAGTTATAAAAGTTTAATCGAAAAACTCTGGTTTCACCTTAATGATAATTCAAACAAGATTGCAGAAGAATATCATGTATTTATTCCGATGATTGGTGAATTTAAGGGTAAATATGTAGATCGTGTCAAAATCAATTGGGAAAATCAGATTCATCTTGTTCAAATATCCATTTATCCGCTTGATGAAACGGCAAGTCATTATCTTTTCATGCTTGATGAACTGGATAACTGCGAATATCTTCGAGAATTCCTTACCGACCGCAAGCTGGATACAATTCAAAGTACATTCCTTTTTTCAATGTATGTCGATTTAATTAAAGATATTTCCTACAGTATAAATGTTTCAGAAATTTCAAATGACCCGATGAATTACGATGTTAAGTATTCAACCTGGCGCCAGATGATTGTAAATATGATCTGGCCGGCAGATCAGAAGCTTTTCCTTGAACGTACAGATCCTGATTATCTCAAAAATAATCTTGAACCAGGCCGTACAACCTCTTTTGACTGTCAGATGAAGAATCTGGAAGGTGCTTTTATCTGGGTAAAACTGATTTTCAGCCGTACAGAAACTACAAATACAGATGATTTTAGATTTGTGTTTATGGTTCAGGATATTCATGATAACTCATTAAAGCTGTTTGATACTCTAAAACGATATGAAGAGCTTGCATCTAAGGATCCGCTGACATCTATCTATAATCATGGACGAATTGAAACCGAAATTATCAATTCAATTGATGCTTTCCATACAAAAGGTATTCCTGTGTCATTTATGATGCTTGATATAGACCATTTTAAGAGCGTAAATGATAAATATGGACATTCTGTTGGAGATATTGTTCTTAAGCAGTTTGTAAAAGAGATAAATGAATTTATTGCTCCTTATAATTTTACAATCGGCCGCTGGGGTGGTGAGGAATTTGTTTGTGTCTGCTACGATATGAAGCTTGATGAAGTTGCAAAACTTGCTGATGAGCTGAGACAGAAGATTTCTGAAACTGATTTTAAGAAAGTAATTAAGCTTACCTGTAGTATTGGTCTGACAGAGGTTAAAAAAGATGACACTGCGCAGATTATTTTTGACCGTGTTGACCATGCAATGTATGAAGCTAAAACTAATGGACGAAACCGAATAATTACAAACTGA